The DNA region GCACAAAATCCGTTTCAACCCTTGCGGTTAACGCGATTTCAACGCCGCGCGGCCCAGCATGGGGCCATGATCAGAGCCTGTCTCGCCCTCCTCCTCGTGCTCGCCGCCACGATTTCGGCCGGGTCCGCGCACGCGCAGAGCCGCAGCGCCGCCTTCGTCGCGGACATGGACAGCGGCCAGGTCCTGCATGCGCGCCAGGCCGATGCGCCGCGCCATCCGGCTTCGCTGACGAAGATGATGACGCTCTACATGCTGTTCGAGGCGATCGAGCGCGGCGATGTCGCGCTGACCGACACGATGACGGCCTCCGCCGAGGCCGCCTCGCGCCCGGCCTCCGATCTCGGCCTCGCCGCCGGCGACACGATCGAGGTCGAGCAGGCGATCCGCGCCCTGGTGGTGAGGAGCGCCAACGACGTCGCCGTCGTGGTCGCCGAACACCTGTCGGGCAGCGAATCCGCCTTCGCCGAGGCGATGACCGCGAGGGCGCGCGAGCTCGGCCTGACCTCGACCACCTTCCGCAACGCCTCCGGCCTGCACGATCCCGCGCAGCTGACCACGGCGCGCGACATGGCCCGCCTCGCCCATGCCCTGCATCGCGATTTCCCGCAGCACTTCCACTATTTCGCCGAGGAGCGCTTCGCCTACGACGGCGCGACCTACCGCAATCACAACAGCCTGGTGGGCAGGGTCGAGGGCGTGGACGGGCTGAAGACCGGCTATATCCGCGCCTCGGGCTTCAATGTCGTGACGACCTCCCAGCGCGGCGAGCACCGCCTCGTCACGGTGGTGATGGGCGGGCGCACCGGCTCGGTGCGCGACGCCCATGCCGAGGAGCTGATCGAGGCGGCCTACACCGCGCTCGACGCGCGCGCCCAGAGCCGCCTGCTCGCGAGCCTCGACCTGCCCCGGCTCAACCCGGTGCGCGAGCGCGAGCTGATGACCGCCGAACTCGCCGGTCTCGATGGGCCGGTCGCGGTCGGCTCGAACGACGGCGCCCCGGCGGCCGCGGTGATCCTCGCCGACGCCGACCCGCTCGCGGAACCGCGCCTCGTCACCGAACCGGCCTGGGCGGTGCAGGTCGGTGCCTACGCCTCGCAGGCCGCGGCACGCGCGCGCCTGGAAAGCCTGTCGGCGACGCTCGGCGATGCCGAGATCGCGCGCGCCGCACCGGTCACCGAGCCGGTCGAGCGCCAGGGACGCACGCTGTGGCGCGCCCGCTTCGACCGGCTGGACGCGGATGCTGCCCGGCGCGTGTGCGAGCGGCTCGCACGCATGGGCGAGCCCTGCTTCGCGGTGAGCCCGCAGGCCTAGCGCCTCAGATTTTCCAGAAGCACGTCGCGCGCCTCCTGGACGCGCGTCGCGAGCCCGCCCGAACCGCCGGTATCGGGATGGACCTTCTTCATCAGCTCGCGGTGGGCCTTGCGGATTTCCGCCTCGTCCGCCTGCGGACCGACGCCGAGGATCTCGCGCGCCTCGGCAACGCTCATGCCCACCCGGCGGGGCGGCGGAGCGCCGCGAGAATCGCGGCCGCCTTCCGCTCCCGGCCCCGGTTTCGCGCCCCCGCGCCGCATCGCGACCCCGAGCAGTCCCATCGCGGCACCGGCGAGCGGCACGCCCACCACGGCGAGCCCGCGCACGGTCAGAACGATGCCGGCCAGCACGCCGAGCACCCCGAGGACGATGCGCGTGCTCTGCGCCGCGCTCCCGGCCTTCATGCGCGAGAACAGCCAGCCGAGGCCCAGCATGGCGGCGGCCGCGACCAGGAGGCCGAAGAGAATGCTCATCCGCCCTCCTTGCCGCTCAGAACGGGATCTTCTCGCCTTCCAGGCCCGGCAGCTTCAGCACGATCAGCAGATCGCGCAATTCCTGGCGCGCGGCGACATGGCTCAAGGTGAACTGCATGGCCGACCCGTCCTGGGTGAGGTCCAGCAGGGTGAGGCCGAGCGGGAAGAGCTCGCGGTAGATGACGCGCTCGCCGAAGCCCGGCGCCAGACGAAAGCCGACCCGCTCGGAGAGCTTCTTCAGCCCCTTGCCGACCCGGCGCTTGTTGCGCGCATCGAGCGTGGAGATGCGGTTTCGCATCACCACCCAGTCGATCGACTTCTTCTCCCGGACCGCCTTCTGCTTGCGGCAATCCCACACGAGAGCGGAGTATAGGCTCGGCCGGCCGACCTCGTAGGTATCCGGATCGACCTCGGCGAGAAGGTCGAAATCGACGAAGGAGTCGTTGACCGGGGTGATGATCGTGTCGGCCGCCGAATGGGCGAGCCGGGCAAGATGGGTGTCGGCGCCGGGCACGTCGACGACGACGAAGTCGCAGCGCGCCTTCAGTGCGGTGAGCGCGTTCTGCCAGGCCTCGTTCTCCTCGGCCTCGGCCTCGTCGAGCGAACGCGCCGCACTGGGCCTGACGTGTTCCTGTTCGGGCAGGGGCAGCTCGACCCCGCGCCGCTCGCACCAGCGCCGGCGATTGTCGAGATAGCGCGCGAGCGTGGACTGGCGCACGTCGAGATCGATGACGCCGACCTGGCGGTCCATGCGCATCAGGGCGATGGCGAGATGGATCGCCACGGTGGACTTGCCCGCCCCGCCCTTCTCGTTGCCCACCACGATGACATGGGCGGGCCGCGCCCCGGCGCGCGGCGGCGCGGGCGTGCGGTCTTTCAGCTCGAAGGGGCTCGGCGTCTTCATGGCGATACAGATAATCCGGGCCGGGGCGGCGCAGAAGGGGCGCGCGCAGCTTCACTCCGCGAGAGCGGTGCCGGTGAAGTCGGTCACTGCACACCAGTCTCCGCGCGACTCCAGCTCCGCACAAAGCGAAGCGGCGGCGCCGCGCGTATCGAACGGGCCGACCTTGAGACGATACCACCGCCCGGAATCGAGCTCCACCTCGGCCGCGACGGCCTCATGCCCGGAGAGAGCCGGGTCCTGGCGGTAGATCGCCCAGCCGCGCCCGGCGAGGTCCATGCTGCGATAGGAGGCGATGTGCGCGGCGTGGAAGACCGGCTCCATTCGCGAGAGATCGGGCGGCGGGTCGAGCGAGGCGGCAGGCTGCGGTTCCACCTGCGGGGCGGCCTCGCCAGCGGTCAAGGCCGATTCGAGCGCAGCCATCTCCTCCCTGGCGGTTTCCAGGCGCGGATCTCCGGCGCGCGCGGCCGCCTGCAGCAGGGCCGCGAGACGCGCGGCCTGCGAATCGGGCACGGGGGCAGGCGCCGGCGCACTCGCACAGCCGGCGAGCGCCAGCACGGCGAGGCCCGCGCTTGCCTGGCGCAGGCGCCCCCGGATAGCGTGCGCGCACCCTGCCCGCTTCATGGAGCCCTCATGTCCTTGCCGCTCAGCATGACCGACACTGTCGCCGGACTTCGAGACGAGGTCCAGAGCTGGCGCGAGGCCGGGTACACAGTGGGCTTCGTACCCACCATGGGCGCGCTGCACGCCGGGCACATCTCGCTGGTCAGGACCGCCCTGCAACGCGCCGATCGCGTGGTGGCGAGCGTGTTCGTCAACCCCGCCCAGTTCGCGCCGGGCGAGGACTTCGAGACCTATCCCAGGACACTGGAGGAGGACGCGGCCAAGCTCGCCGAGGCCGGCTGCCACCTGCTTTACGCCCCCACGGTGCGCGAGATGTATCCGACCGGCTTCGCCAGCGCGGTGCATGTCGACGGCCCGGCCTTCGGCCTGGAAAGCCAGACGCGGCCGCATTTCTTCGGGGGCGTCGCCACGGTCGTCACCAAGCTTCTGAACCAGGTCCGTCCCGACACCGCCGTGTTCGGGGAGAAGGACTATCAGCAGCTCCTCGTCATCCGCCGCCTCGTCACCGATCTCGATCTCGGCGTGGAGATCGTCGCGGGCGAGACGCTGCGCGAGGGCGACGGGCTCGCCATGTCCTCGCGCAACGCCTACCTGTCCGCGGAGGAGCGCGGCCGGGCCGGCCAGCTCAACCTCATCCTGAAGGACCTCGCCCAAGAGGCGGCGAGCGGCAAGCCGCTTGAGACCAGCCTCCTGCACGCGCGTACACGGGCCGAAGAGGTGTTCGACGCCGTCGACTACATCGAGATCCGCAACGCCCACACGCTGCAGGCCATCGAGACCGAGACCCTGGAGGAGCCCGCCCGCGTGCTCGCCGCGGTCCGAGTGGGAAAGACACGCCTCATCGACAACATGGCGGTGTGAGGGCGCAGGGTCGAACAGCCGGGCCCTACCCCTCGTCGCCGAAGATCTGCACCACAGGCTCGCCGTCCTCTCTCAGGGAGGCGCGATACATGCCCGGCGTGTTGAAGCTCCAGACCGGCTCGCCCTCGTAGAGCATGACGATGCCGCCATCCCCGCCGAGCGCGCCGAGATCGGCGTGGATCACGCGGTCTGCGCTCGCCCGCGCGGCCTCGGCCGGCGTCAGGGCGCCCTCCTCGATGCCCCAGCAGATGCGGGCGGCGACGTTGAGGCGGATAAAGTACTCGCCCGTGCCGGTCGCCGAGACGCCGCATTCGCCGGCCGCATAGGTGCCCGCGCCGATGATCGGGGAATCCCCGACCCGGCCCCAGCGCTTGGCGGTGGTGCCGCCGGTGGAGGTGCCCGCCACGACCGTGCCGGTCTCGTCCATGGCCACGACGCCGACCGTGCCGAAGGCGTGCTCGGCCTCCATCAGGTCGAGCGCGCCCTCCTCGACCGGTTCCGGCTCGGGGGCGTTCTCCGGGCGCTGCGGAACGGGCAGGCCCATCGCCTCGACGGCGCGCACCATGGACTGCCAGCGCCGCTCGGTGAAGAAGTACGAAGGATCGACGAGTTCGAGGCCCTGCTCGGCGGCGAAGGTCTCCGCCCCCTCCCCGGCCAGCATGACGTGCGGGCTGTCTTCCATCACCGCGATGGCGAGCGAGATCGGGTGACGCACATTGGTGACGCCCGCGACCGCGCCGGCAGCGAGGTCGGAGCCGCGCATCACCGAGGCGTCGAGCTCGTTCGTGCCGGCCGAGGTGAAGACCGCGCCGCGGCCGGAATTGAACTTGGGATCGTCCTCAAGGCCGTGGATGACCGCCTCGACCGCGTCGAGCGCGCTGCCGCCGTTCTCCAGGATCTCCCCGCCGGTGCGCACGGCCAGTTCCAGCGCGTCGCGATAGGCCGCCTCGGTCGCGGCATCCATGTTCTCGCGTTCGATCACGCCGGCCCCGCCATGGACGACGATGGACCATTGCCGGTCCGCGTCCTGCGCGAGGGCGGGGGCGGTCAGGGCCGAAGCGGCGACGGACAGGGCAAGGGCGGCGCGAAGCATGGCGGGTCTCCTCCAGGATCAAGATCGGCTGGAGAGAACCACGCGGCGCGCGCGCACCGCAAGCCCCGGGAGCCTCAGGGCACCAGGCGCAGGCGGTTGTGGGCGAGCGTGCGCAGATGCGTCGCGCTGGGGATGCAGTGGCCGAACACGTCGCGGTATTCGCTGCGGGTGGTCGCGCGCCCGAGCCGGCGGGCGGTGTCGATGCACAGTCCGCGGGTGTGCTCCGCGCTCCAGTCGCCGACATCGGCCGAGCCGCAGGCCTCCTCGAGAAGGCGCAGCGGATGGCCGCGCTCCTCGGCGTCGTACAGCGTGGTGGTCAGCGACATCGGCGCGGAGAAGCCGATCATCACCACACCGGCGCTCGCACTCTCCATGATGGAATCAAGGTCGGGATGGGCGTAGGCGGAGATTCCCGCCCGGCGCAGCAGAACCTCGCCCGGCTTCGGCTCGCAGCCCGGAATCGACTGGTGCAGTCCCTCGCCGGCCAGCATCGGGCCGCCGCGATGCAGCTGGCTGTGCACGAGCTGCCATCCCGCCTGCCGGGCGGCGCCCAGCACCGCGATGCAGACCTCGGCTATGTCCTCGCCGTCCGGATCGGCCCATGGCCGGCCCGGCACCACGAATTCCTGCTGCAGATCAACGCAGAGCAGGACAGGCGCGCCCAGTCTCATAGTCCTTAAACCGTTTCCCTGCGACCGCGCCCGGCGCGGCCCCCCGTTTTGCCGGCGCCAGCCGCCCCGGACGGGGATTTGTCCGATTTGGCGGTCGCCGGCATCGCCGACTTTGCGCCGCGTGCGGCGGACCGGTCAAGCGGTCCGGGGCGGTCCCACGCGCCTTCGGGGCGGTCGAGAACCAGGGGGTCGACGTCGAGGTGCAAAGCATCCTCGCGTTGCGGGAAAATGCCGAGCACCTCGCGGTAGGCCCGATCGGAGAACACGAACGTATCGCGTTCGTTGCGAGGCAAAAGGCCGTAGCGCTCCCAGTAGCCGACGAGGTGCTCCTGGGCATGGCCGAGCACCTTGCGATAGCCCTTGCGCCGAATGAGATCGATCGCGTGGTCCATCATCACCCAGCCGATCCGGAAGGAGCGGAAGTCGGGCCGCACGCAGGAGCGCTCGACCTTGGCAAAGTCGCAGAACCAGCGCACCCGCATGCAGCCGACCGGCTCTCCACCGATCTCGGCGAGCAGGTGTGTCGCCCCGGCGAGATCGTTGCCGTCGAACTCCTCGTCATAGGGGCAGTCCTGCTCGGCCATGTAGATGAGCGCGCGCAGGGCCACGATCTTCTGGAAGTCGTCGAGCGTGCGGACCACGCGTACCTTCACCGGGCCGGGAGAGCGGGCGAAGTCGTCAGGCCTCGATCCGTCCATCGCGAACCTCCTCCTGCGGGGCATGGCCCGCCGCCATGCTGGACTGGGTGATGACATGCTCGGCCTGGGGCACCCAGCCGAGCCAGGCCGCCGGGCCGTTCGGCGCATCGAGCGCAGCGGTCATCATGCGCCCTTCCCGGCTCACCGGCCGGGCGAAGAGCGGAATGTGCTCGAAGGCCCTGCGGCGCGCCTCGGTGACCGCCCTAACGAGGGCCCGGCGGGCTTCCTCGCCGTTGGCGGCGAGGCACCAGACATAGATCGCGCTCGCATCCTCGTCACGCTGCGTGAGATGGCCGAGCCAGGGATCGACCGGGGCGAAACGCCCGCGCATCAGCGCCTCGTAGCCGGCCTCGTTGAGATAGAGCAGCGCGATGAAGCCCTCCACCGAGCCGTCCGGCGCATGGCGCACGAAGAAGCAGCGCCCGGTCCGGTCCTCGCAGGCCTTCACGGTGGCCGCATCCGCCTGGCCGCCGCCGAGCACGCTGGCGCATGCTTTTAACGCGGCCTCAATCGTGGTCAGATCAGATGTGGATTCGAAGCCCCGCCGCCTGAACAGATGTTTCAGCAGGGTGGTGCGTGGCGCGTCGCCTCGCGGCGTGCCATTTAGAGTGGTATGCGCAGTCATGAGTCCCTCGCAGAGCCTTAATAAAGTATTAAACTTTATCGAGCCGTCGCGCTGCACCAAAAGTGGAATGGCACCCATGCGCAAAAATGAGGGAGCCTAGACCGTGTCCAGTTCAGATCGCGAACCGCGCTTCGACTGGAATGACCTGAAGATCTTTCACGCGCTCGTCTCGGCGGGCTCGATGAGCAAGGCGGCACGACTGCTCGGCGTGGTCCAGCCGACCGTGAGCCGGCGCCTCGAACAGCTCGAGATGCGCATCGGCGCACGCCTCGTCACGCGCGGCGCGGAAGGCGTGGAGCTGACCGATGTCGGCGAGCGGATCTGGACGCTCGTCCAGACCATGCAGAGCACCGCCGGCGATATCGAGCGCGTGGCCGGCCAGGCCGACCAGGCCGAGGCGGGCCGGGTCCGCCTGACCGCACCGGACGGCATCGCCAGCTACTGGATCGCCCAGCAGCTGCCCGGTTTCGTCGAGGCCAATCCGGCGATCAAGCTGGAGATCTCGACGCTCCAGGCCGGCGAGAAGCCGATCGACCCCTATTGCGACGTGATGCTGCAATACACGCCCAGCAAGCGCATGGACCTGGTTCCCAAGGACCTCGCCACGCTGCACTTCGTCCCCTTCACCTCGCAGGCCTATCTGGACACCTACGGGCGCCCGGAGGGCCTCGTGGACGCACTCAAGCACCGACTCGGCGACCTCGAAAGCTACGAGGAGGAGACTCGCGATGCCTGGCCGAGCGAGGCGCAGGCGATCAAGAAGATGATGAAGCCGTCGCTGACGACCGACTCAAGCTCGGTCCTCCTGGAGGCAGTGCGCTCCGGCTCGGTGATCGCGATGGGTCCCACCTATCTCGCGCGAGTCTTCCCCGAGCTGATCCATCTCGATCTCGACCTCGTCATCCCGGTCAAGCTCTGGATGTTCTACCATCCCGACCAGCGCCGGATCACGCGCGTGCGCAAGGTGCTCGACTGGCTCGACGAGATATTCGACACGGCGCGCTATCCCTGGTTCCGCAAGGACTTCGTCGCACCGCGCGAATTCTCCGACATCGAGACGGTCCATGTGCGCGGCGAGCGCCCGAAGCCGCGGATCGTGAAATAGCTCAGGTGGTGAGCACAACCTTGCCCATGACGCGGCGCTCCATGATGTCGGCGAAGGCCTTCCTGAAATCCTCCAGATCGTAGGCCGCGGAGATGCGCGGCCGGATCCTGCCGGCCTCGTAGAGATCGAACAGCTCCTTCATGTTCTGGGCGTTCTCGCGCGGGAACTGACCGACCCAGGCGCCCCAGAACACGCCGAGAATGTCGCGGCTGTTGAGTAGGGCGAGATTGAGCGGAATCTTCGGGATGTCGCCCGCGGCAAAGCCGATCACGAGATAGCGCCCGCCCCAGCCCGTCGCGCGCAGGGCCGGCTCGGCGAGGTCGCCTCCGACGGGATCGTAGACCACGTCGACGCCCTTGCCGGAGGTGATCTCCTTCACCTTCGCCTTGAGATCCTCGCTCGTGTAGTTGACGAGGTGATCGGCGCCGGCCTCTTTGGCCACCTCCAGCTTGTCGTGGCTGGAGGCCGCGGCGATCACCGTCGCTCCCATCGCCTTG from Marinicauda algicola includes:
- a CDS encoding NADPH:quinone oxidoreductase family protein produces the protein MRALVCEEFAPYSELKVHDIEEPELAPGMVMVDVKAAGVNFPDILLVEGKYQMKPPTPFVPGMEAAGVVSALGEGAQGVKVGDRVIVATMLGAFAQKVPAPAAQTVPMPDSMSFEEGAAFTTIYGTSYHALKQRAKLKEGETILVLGAAGGVGLATVQIAKAMGATVIAAASSHDKLEVAKEAGADHLVNYTSEDLKAKVKEITSGKGVDVVYDPVGGDLAEPALRATGWGGRYLVIGFAAGDIPKIPLNLALLNSRDILGVFWGAWVGQFPRENAQNMKELFDLYEAGRIRPRISAAYDLEDFRKAFADIMERRVMGKVVLTT
- a CDS encoding division plane positioning ATPase MipZ produces the protein MKTPSPFELKDRTPAPPRAGARPAHVIVVGNEKGGAGKSTVAIHLAIALMRMDRQVGVIDLDVRQSTLARYLDNRRRWCERRGVELPLPEQEHVRPSAARSLDEAEAEENEAWQNALTALKARCDFVVVDVPGADTHLARLAHSAADTIITPVNDSFVDFDLLAEVDPDTYEVGRPSLYSALVWDCRKQKAVREKKSIDWVVMRNRISTLDARNKRRVGKGLKKLSERVGFRLAPGFGERVIYRELFPLGLTLLDLTQDGSAMQFTLSHVAARQELRDLLIVLKLPGLEGEKIPF
- a CDS encoding SPOR domain-containing protein; amino-acid sequence: MKRAGCAHAIRGRLRQASAGLAVLALAGCASAPAPAPVPDSQAARLAALLQAAARAGDPRLETAREEMAALESALTAGEAAPQVEPQPAASLDPPPDLSRMEPVFHAAHIASYRSMDLAGRGWAIYRQDPALSGHEAVAAEVELDSGRWYRLKVGPFDTRGAAASLCAELESRGDWCAVTDFTGTALAE
- the panC gene encoding pantoate--beta-alanine ligase, with amino-acid sequence MTDTVAGLRDEVQSWREAGYTVGFVPTMGALHAGHISLVRTALQRADRVVASVFVNPAQFAPGEDFETYPRTLEEDAAKLAEAGCHLLYAPTVREMYPTGFASAVHVDGPAFGLESQTRPHFFGGVATVVTKLLNQVRPDTAVFGEKDYQQLLVIRRLVTDLDLGVEIVAGETLREGDGLAMSSRNAYLSAEERGRAGQLNLILKDLAQEAASGKPLETSLLHARTRAEEVFDAVDYIEIRNAHTLQAIETETLEEPARVLAAVRVGKTRLIDNMAV
- a CDS encoding cysteine hydrolase family protein, which encodes MRLGAPVLLCVDLQQEFVVPGRPWADPDGEDIAEVCIAVLGAARQAGWQLVHSQLHRGGPMLAGEGLHQSIPGCEPKPGEVLLRRAGISAYAHPDLDSIMESASAGVVMIGFSAPMSLTTTLYDAEERGHPLRLLEEACGSADVGDWSAEHTRGLCIDTARRLGRATTRSEYRDVFGHCIPSATHLRTLAHNRLRLVP
- a CDS encoding J domain-containing protein — translated: MSILFGLLVAAAAMLGLGWLFSRMKAGSAAQSTRIVLGVLGVLAGIVLTVRGLAVVGVPLAGAAMGLLGVAMRRGGAKPGPGAEGGRDSRGAPPPRRVGMSVAEAREILGVGPQADEAEIRKAHRELMKKVHPDTGGSGGLATRVQEARDVLLENLRR
- a CDS encoding GNAT family N-acetyltransferase, coding for MVRTLDDFQKIVALRALIYMAEQDCPYDEEFDGNDLAGATHLLAEIGGEPVGCMRVRWFCDFAKVERSCVRPDFRSFRIGWVMMDHAIDLIRRKGYRKVLGHAQEHLVGYWERYGLLPRNERDTFVFSDRAYREVLGIFPQREDALHLDVDPLVLDRPEGAWDRPGPLDRSAARGAKSAMPATAKSDKSPSGAAGAGKTGGRAGRGRRETV
- a CDS encoding D-alanyl-D-alanine carboxypeptidase family protein, with the translated sequence MIRACLALLLVLAATISAGSAHAQSRSAAFVADMDSGQVLHARQADAPRHPASLTKMMTLYMLFEAIERGDVALTDTMTASAEAASRPASDLGLAAGDTIEVEQAIRALVVRSANDVAVVVAEHLSGSESAFAEAMTARARELGLTSTTFRNASGLHDPAQLTTARDMARLAHALHRDFPQHFHYFAEERFAYDGATYRNHNSLVGRVEGVDGLKTGYIRASGFNVVTTSQRGEHRLVTVVMGGRTGSVRDAHAEELIEAAYTALDARAQSRLLASLDLPRLNPVRERELMTAELAGLDGPVAVGSNDGAPAAAVILADADPLAEPRLVTEPAWAVQVGAYASQAAARARLESLSATLGDAEIARAAPVTEPVERQGRTLWRARFDRLDADAARRVCERLARMGEPCFAVSPQA
- a CDS encoding LysR family transcriptional regulator; this translates as MSSSDREPRFDWNDLKIFHALVSAGSMSKAARLLGVVQPTVSRRLEQLEMRIGARLVTRGAEGVELTDVGERIWTLVQTMQSTAGDIERVAGQADQAEAGRVRLTAPDGIASYWIAQQLPGFVEANPAIKLEISTLQAGEKPIDPYCDVMLQYTPSKRMDLVPKDLATLHFVPFTSQAYLDTYGRPEGLVDALKHRLGDLESYEEETRDAWPSEAQAIKKMMKPSLTTDSSSVLLEAVRSGSVIAMGPTYLARVFPELIHLDLDLVIPVKLWMFYHPDQRRITRVRKVLDWLDEIFDTARYPWFRKDFVAPREFSDIETVHVRGERPKPRIVK
- a CDS encoding isoaspartyl peptidase/L-asparaginase family protein codes for the protein MLRAALALSVAASALTAPALAQDADRQWSIVVHGGAGVIERENMDAATEAAYRDALELAVRTGGEILENGGSALDAVEAVIHGLEDDPKFNSGRGAVFTSAGTNELDASVMRGSDLAAGAVAGVTNVRHPISLAIAVMEDSPHVMLAGEGAETFAAEQGLELVDPSYFFTERRWQSMVRAVEAMGLPVPQRPENAPEPEPVEEGALDLMEAEHAFGTVGVVAMDETGTVVAGTSTGGTTAKRWGRVGDSPIIGAGTYAAGECGVSATGTGEYFIRLNVAARICWGIEEGALTPAEAARASADRVIHADLGALGGDGGIVMLYEGEPVWSFNTPGMYRASLREDGEPVVQIFGDEG